The genomic segment CTGTGTGGCATGCGGTTGAAGGTTTATTGCTGACGGTTACGATCAGCGTGGGGATCAGTGTACTCGGGGCTGCGCTGTTAATTCTATTGCTCTACCGGCGTTTGATCCCTGACTATCTGCAGAGCCCGATAGCCCTGATGGTAGTGGTGGCGACGTTTGCGCTGTCGAACGTGTTGCAGGAGGAGTCGGGATTGCTGGAGGTGACGCTGCTGGGTATCATCCTGGCAAACCAGCGCTACGTGCCGGTACGTCGCATTACGGAGTTCAAAGAGGACCTGCAGGTCCTTTTGATCTCCAGCCTGTTCATTGTGCTGAGCGCCCGCTTGGATATTGAAACACTGCGCTTTATTGAGGAAGAGGCACTGCTGTTTCTGGTTGCGCTGGTGCTGGTGGTACGTCCGGTAGCCGTATGGATTTCGACGCTGGGTACGAAGCTGAACTGGCGCGAGAAAATATTCCTATCCTGGCTGGCACCACGGGGAATTGTGGCGGCAGCCGTGGCGTCGCTGTTTGCTTTTCGCATGGAGACGCTTTACCCGACGCAGGCACAGGCTATGGTACCGCTTGTCTTTCTGGTGATTGTAGGGACTGTAGCCCTCTACGGATTGACTGTCGCCCCCCTGGCTCGTTTTCTGAAACTGGCCGATCCCAATCCGCAGGGCGTGCTGATTCTGGGAGCGCATCTCTGGGCACGGCGTCTGGCAATGCTGTTGCGTGATCTGGGATTCAGGGTATTGCTGATCGACTCGAATGCAGACAACATTGCCCGGGCACGACGTGCGCGTCTGTCGGCCGTTCGGGTCAATGCCCTGTCTGAGGCCGTACTGGACGAGCTGGACCTGAGCGGTATTGGCTATTTTCTGGCGTTGACCCCGAATGACGAGGTGAACGCGCTGGCTGCCTTACACTTCGCCGAGATTTTCGACAGCACCTCTGTCTTTCAGCTGACTACCCGTACCGAAGGCAGCGAGCAGGATCTTCCCGCGCACCTGCGGGGACGGCCGCTTTTTGGCCGGAAGGTAACCTACTCAATCCTTACTGAACGCTTCAATCAAGGGGGGGAGCTCCGCGTAGTCGAACTGTCGGAGGAGATGCCTTATGAAGCCTTACTGGAAGCATACGAAGGGGATTTGATCCTGCTTTTTGTGGTGCGGGGTAGTGAGTTGTTGATCCACGCCGAGGAAGGACAATTGACGCCGCAACCGGGCGACAAGGTGGTCGTGTTTCTGCCGCCGCGGGCGCGCGAGAAGGAAGAAGTGGAGGCGATTGCATTTGAGCAGCTGGTCACCCGGTCCTTCGTACGTGACCTGGATGACTGCGCTCCTTTCGAGGAGCTGGTAGAGGATGTCTCGGCACAGATGGCGCAGCGACTACCTGTGACGGCGGTGCGTTTACGGCAGGGATTTCTCGACGGTGCCCGCTATGGTCTGATGCCCATCACGCACGGCGTGGCGCTGGCACACCTGCGCGTACCCGAGATTGAGGAGCCAGAGCTCATGCTGGTGCGTTGCCGCCAGGGAGTTCGGATCGCCGTAGATAGCGAGTCCGTGGAGTCGCCGGCAGCTTCAGGCCACTCGGAGACCGTCTATGCCATCCTGTTTCTGGTCAGCCCGGAAGAAGATCCAGGTAAGCACCTGCGCACGCTCGCTTACCTGGCCTCGCGCATCGATGAACCGGACTTTCTGGACCGCTGGCGTCATGCATCCGACGAACTGGAGTTGAAAGCGACGCTGCTGGACCCCGAGCACTTCCTGATGCTGACGCTGCGCCCTGACGACGAGTCGGCCACATGGATCGGACACGACGTCGGTGAGCTGGACTTGCCGGTCTCCTGCCAGGTAGCTCTGGTGCAGCGCCAGCAAAAACGCTTTGCCCCGGGCCCCTACACACGCCTGCAGGAAGGCGATCGGTTGATAATCATCGGGGAAGCTTCGGGTATTCGCGCGCTGCGCCAGCGCTTCCCATCAGCCTGGCCGACTGTTGCGTCGGTGTAGGGGTATAGCGGACGCGGAGTGCTACGGAACCGTTGCTGAAAGGCGCGCGCGTAGCCGGTGGGCTGCCTCGACCATGTGGCGGAGGGCGGGCTCCGCTTCTTCCCAGCGCCGTGTCT from the Rhodothermus sp. genome contains:
- a CDS encoding cation:proton antiporter, giving the protein MESIVLGIVAVLVLGVGAQWLAWRFRLPSILLLLTFGFVAGPVTGLLPPDALQGDWVFAFVSLSIGIILFEGGLNLRLSELREVGKAVRNLITVGVLVTWVLAGLAAYYIVGLNPSLSVLVGAILTVTGPTVVIPLLRHVRPSGRIGAVAKWEGITVDPVGAILAVFVLETILLLETAPGLTENLGTAVWHAVEGLLLTVTISVGISVLGAALLILLLYRRLIPDYLQSPIALMVVVATFALSNVLQEESGLLEVTLLGIILANQRYVPVRRITEFKEDLQVLLISSLFIVLSARLDIETLRFIEEEALLFLVALVLVVRPVAVWISTLGTKLNWREKIFLSWLAPRGIVAAAVASLFAFRMETLYPTQAQAMVPLVFLVIVGTVALYGLTVAPLARFLKLADPNPQGVLILGAHLWARRLAMLLRDLGFRVLLIDSNADNIARARRARLSAVRVNALSEAVLDELDLSGIGYFLALTPNDEVNALAALHFAEIFDSTSVFQLTTRTEGSEQDLPAHLRGRPLFGRKVTYSILTERFNQGGELRVVELSEEMPYEALLEAYEGDLILLFVVRGSELLIHAEEGQLTPQPGDKVVVFLPPRAREKEEVEAIAFEQLVTRSFVRDLDDCAPFEELVEDVSAQMAQRLPVTAVRLRQGFLDGARYGLMPITHGVALAHLRVPEIEEPELMLVRCRQGVRIAVDSESVESPAASGHSETVYAILFLVSPEEDPGKHLRTLAYLASRIDEPDFLDRWRHASDELELKATLLDPEHFLMLTLRPDDESATWIGHDVGELDLPVSCQVALVQRQQKRFAPGPYTRLQEGDRLIIIGEASGIRALRQRFPSAWPTVASV